In Pseudomonas putida, a genomic segment contains:
- the sugE gene encoding quaternary ammonium compound efflux SMR transporter SugE, with protein sequence MSWIILFFAGLFEVGWAVGLKYTDGFSKPLPTALTVAAMAISLGLLGLAMKELPLGTAYAIWTGVGAVGTVIAGIILFGESMALVRLVSVALIVAGLIGLKVSAS encoded by the coding sequence ATGTCCTGGATCATCCTGTTCTTCGCCGGCCTGTTCGAGGTCGGTTGGGCGGTCGGCCTGAAATACACCGACGGCTTCAGTAAACCGCTCCCCACCGCCCTCACCGTCGCCGCCATGGCCATCAGCCTCGGCTTGCTCGGGCTTGCCATGAAAGAGCTGCCGCTGGGCACCGCATATGCCATCTGGACCGGTGTCGGTGCGGTCGGCACGGTGATTGCCGGCATCATCCTGTTCGGCGAGTCCATGGCCCTGGTGCGGCTGGTCAGCGTGGCGTTGATCGTGGCCGGACTGATCGGCCTGAAAGTCAGTGCCAGCTAA
- a CDS encoding bile acid:sodium symporter family protein, translated as MRALAAFSRFVGNTFALWVLVFACLAFLQPQWFIALKVAIVPLLGLVMFGMGLTLKLDDFAALARQPWRVLLGVVAHFVIMPGMAWLLCQLFHLPAEIAVGVILVGCCPSGTASNVMVWLSKGDLALAVAIAAVTTLLAPLLTPALIWFLASAWLPVSFMDMFWSILQLVMLPIVLGVVAQRLLGARVQLAVQVLPLVSVVSIVMIVCAVVAASQAKIAESGLLIMAVVVLHNSFGYLLGYLTGKLCKLPLAQRKSLALEVGMQNSGLGAALAAAHFSPLAAVPSALFSVWHNISGALLSTWFRRMEAPEDEVESAEPARH; from the coding sequence ATGCGTGCCCTCGCCGCCTTCAGCCGCTTCGTCGGCAACACCTTCGCCCTCTGGGTGCTGGTGTTCGCCTGCCTGGCCTTCCTGCAACCCCAGTGGTTCATCGCCTTGAAAGTCGCCATCGTGCCGCTGCTGGGGCTGGTGATGTTCGGCATGGGCCTGACCCTCAAGCTCGACGACTTCGCTGCCCTCGCCCGTCAGCCATGGCGTGTGCTATTGGGCGTGGTGGCGCACTTCGTGATCATGCCGGGGATGGCCTGGCTGCTGTGCCAGCTGTTCCACCTGCCGGCCGAAATTGCCGTGGGCGTGATCCTGGTCGGCTGCTGCCCGAGTGGCACGGCGTCGAACGTGATGGTGTGGCTGTCCAAGGGCGACCTGGCACTGGCGGTGGCGATCGCCGCGGTGACCACCTTGCTGGCACCGCTGCTGACCCCGGCGCTGATCTGGTTCCTGGCCTCTGCCTGGCTGCCGGTTTCCTTCATGGACATGTTCTGGTCGATCCTGCAGCTGGTGATGCTGCCCATCGTGCTCGGCGTGGTCGCCCAGCGCCTGCTCGGCGCCCGGGTGCAACTGGCGGTGCAGGTGCTGCCGCTGGTGTCGGTGGTGAGCATCGTGATGATCGTCTGCGCGGTGGTTGCCGCCAGCCAGGCGAAGATCGCCGAATCGGGTCTGTTGATCATGGCCGTGGTGGTACTGCACAACAGCTTCGGCTACCTGCTTGGGTACCTGACCGGCAAGCTCTGCAAGCTGCCGCTGGCCCAGCGCAAATCGCTGGCCTTGGAGGTGGGCATGCAGAATTCCGGGCTGGGGGCAGCCTTGGCGGCGGCGCACTTCTCGCCATTGGCGGCGGTGCCCAGTGCGCTGTTCAGTGTTTGGCACAATATTTCCGGGGCGCTGCTGTCGACCTGGTTCAGGCGGATGGAAGCGCCTGAGGATGAGGTCGAGAGCGCGGAGCCGGCCAGGCATTGA
- the rdgC gene encoding recombination-associated protein RdgC, whose product MWFKNLLSYRLTQEVPFEAEALEAALATKPARPCASQELTTYGFVAPFGKGEDAPLVHVSGEFLLIAARKEERILPSSVVNDAVKEKVEEIETEQMRKVYKKERDQIKDEIIQAFLPRAFIRRSMIFAAIAPRLGMILVNSASAKRAEDLLSTLREVIGSLPVRPATVKIAPSATMTDWVKSQQAAEGFYVLDECELRDTAEDGGIVRCKRQDLTSEEIQLHLSTGKMVTQLALAWQDKLSFVLDDKMVIKRLKFEELLQEQAEQDGGDEAAQQFDASFQLMMMTFTEFLPVLFEALGGEEIPQGV is encoded by the coding sequence ATGTGGTTCAAGAACCTGCTGTCCTACCGTCTGACCCAGGAAGTACCGTTCGAGGCCGAGGCGCTGGAGGCCGCCCTGGCCACCAAGCCGGCCCGCCCCTGCGCCAGCCAGGAGCTGACCACCTACGGTTTCGTCGCGCCGTTCGGCAAAGGCGAAGATGCTCCCCTGGTGCACGTCAGCGGTGAGTTCCTGCTGATTGCCGCGCGCAAGGAAGAACGCATCCTGCCGAGCAGCGTGGTCAACGATGCGGTAAAGGAGAAGGTCGAAGAGATCGAGACCGAGCAGATGCGCAAGGTCTATAAAAAGGAACGCGACCAGATCAAGGACGAGATCATCCAAGCCTTCCTGCCGCGCGCTTTCATCCGCCGCTCGATGATCTTCGCCGCCATCGCCCCGCGCCTGGGCATGATTCTGGTCAACTCGGCCAGCGCCAAGCGCGCCGAAGACCTGCTCTCGACCCTGCGCGAAGTGATCGGCTCGCTGCCGGTGCGCCCGGCCACGGTGAAGATCGCACCTAGCGCGACCATGACCGACTGGGTCAAGTCGCAGCAAGCCGCCGAAGGCTTCTATGTACTGGATGAGTGCGAGCTGCGCGACACTGCCGAGGACGGCGGCATCGTGCGCTGCAAGCGCCAGGACCTGACCAGCGAGGAAATCCAGCTGCACCTGAGCACCGGCAAGATGGTCACCCAGCTGGCCCTGGCCTGGCAGGACAAGCTGTCGTTCGTGCTCGACGACAAGATGGTGATCAAGCGCCTGAAGTTCGAGGAGCTGCTGCAGGAGCAGGCTGAACAGGATGGTGGCGACGAGGCCGCCCAGCAGTTCGATGCCAGCTTCCAGCTGATGATGATGACCTTTACCGAATTCCTGCCGGTGCTGTTCGAGGCGCTGGGTGGGGAAGAGATTCCGCAAGGGGTCTGA
- the map gene encoding type I methionyl aminopeptidase: MSQVILKTPEQLHLMRRAGQLLAQVFADLDGFIRPGVTTMQINDRADTFIVETLKARPASKGQYGFPYSLNTSVDHVVCHGIPKADEVLQEGSIINVDITLEQGGYIADSSKMYRIGSISDEAARLVDTTYDALWKGIDQVRPGATLGDIGHAIQAHAEAAGYSVVREYCGHGIGKQMHEGPEVLHFGQRGMGMKLKPGMVFTIEPMINQGGRGTRTLKDGWTVVTRDHALSAQWEHTVAVTEDGVEVLTLREEERHR, from the coding sequence ATGTCCCAGGTGATCCTCAAGACCCCCGAGCAACTCCACCTGATGCGCCGTGCCGGCCAGTTGCTGGCCCAGGTGTTCGCCGACCTCGACGGCTTCATCCGCCCCGGCGTCACCACCATGCAGATCAACGACCGTGCCGACACGTTCATCGTCGAAACCCTCAAGGCCCGCCCGGCGAGCAAGGGCCAGTACGGCTTCCCCTACTCGCTCAACACCTCGGTGGATCACGTGGTCTGCCATGGCATTCCCAAGGCCGACGAGGTGCTGCAGGAGGGCTCGATCATCAACGTCGACATCACCCTCGAACAAGGCGGCTACATCGCCGACTCGTCGAAGATGTACCGCATCGGCTCGATCAGCGACGAGGCCGCGCGCCTGGTCGACACCACCTACGACGCGCTGTGGAAAGGCATCGACCAGGTGCGCCCAGGCGCCACGCTGGGTGATATCGGCCACGCCATCCAGGCGCACGCCGAAGCTGCAGGTTACAGCGTGGTGCGCGAATACTGCGGCCATGGAATCGGCAAGCAGATGCACGAAGGGCCCGAGGTACTGCACTTCGGCCAGCGTGGCATGGGCATGAAGCTCAAACCAGGGATGGTGTTCACCATCGAGCCGATGATCAACCAGGGTGGTCGCGGTACGCGGACATTGAAAGATGGCTGGACGGTGGTGACCCGTGACCACGCCCTGTCGGCGCAATGGGAACATACCGTGGCGGTGACGGAGGACGGGGTCGAGGTGCTGACACTGCGCGAAGAAGAGCGTCATCGTTGA
- a CDS encoding bifunctional nitrate reductase/sulfite reductase flavoprotein subunit alpha, which translates to MTTREVRSVCPYCGVGCGIVMTVADGKVGKVAGDKQHPSNFGRLCTKGLTAHLPLTSGRMEDAYVRQERHQEPARSPLDQAIAQAAQRLRGIIDSHGPDAVALYVSGQMSLEAQYLANKLAKGFIGTRHIESNSRLCMASAGTGYKLSLGADGPPGSYQDFDRAEVFLVIGANMADCHPILFLRLLDRVKAGARLIVVDPRRTTTADKADLFLQVRPGSDLALLNGLLHLLHLNGHTDPEFIARHTEGWGEMPAFLEDYTPERVAAITGLAEADLRQAADWIGTAGEWMSCWTMGLNQSIHGTWHSNALCNLHLATGAICRPGSGPFSLTGQPNAMGGREMGYMGPGLPGQRSALVEGDRVFVEQQWGLASGSLRAEGGEGTVALFEQMKAGEVKACWIICSNPVASVANRQQVIDGLREAELVITQDAFLDTETNRYADILLPGALWAEGEGVMINSERNLTLMPRAVNPPGQSLPDWQIIARVACAMGYTHAFDYPDAEAVFDEIRRFWNPATGYDLRGIDYAGLRHSPRQWPCAPGRADHRSPLRYHNDGNSQRLLLDAQGNRPALAFPTASGKARFFARPWLPASELPDDDYPLVLNTGRVQHQWHTMTKTGKVPALNKLEPGPFLEIHPEDAERLGLREKDQVRVRSRRGQAVLPARLSTRVMPGNCFAPIHWNDVFGEQLAINAVTCDAVDPLSLQPAFKHCAVALERVAGERIDALELSVATPLPEPARMPTATLSRLLGLDALPAPVLAEDERHYLQGFLLGLEQARAEGVPSLPANAPLAASRRLFVDGLLAGLFAQPAAAPEAFIETPRHQVLWASQTGNSEALAERCAERLRSAGHAVQLSCMDALSPRQLQGAASVVLIASTFGDGDAPDSARAFWQALQGEEGAHCADLPYAVLALGDSSYDRFCGFGRKLDQRLAELGGRRLLQRVDCEPDYDEAFAAWLEALLAELASGCATAPSESPVPTAAYGKQQPYSARLLENRVLNGPGASKETRQLVFDLTGSGFTYQAGDALGVWPRNCPALVEELLGLMGLDGSTQVELKGQLTMALAQALETRLEIAKVTPQQLQAFSHAAADLQRLLQPECKAELQDWLWGRQLVDVLRAFPQALPLTTWLELLKPLQPRLYSISSSPLAHPEQVHLTVSTVRYGQRKGVCSSFLADRAQALEVAIFPQVSKHFRLPEDDDAAVIMVGPGTGIAPFRAFLEEREARGSKGGNWLFFGEQYAATDFYYQDQLQAWEAAGHLRLDTAFSRDQAEKIYVQQRLREQGAPLWQWLQDGAYVYVCGDAQRMAKDVDAALREIVAEHGGMDMAAAAAYVEALGRAKRYRRDVY; encoded by the coding sequence ATGACCACCCGCGAAGTGCGCAGCGTATGCCCCTACTGCGGCGTCGGTTGCGGCATCGTCATGACCGTGGCCGACGGCAAGGTCGGCAAGGTCGCTGGCGACAAGCAGCACCCGAGCAACTTCGGCCGCCTCTGCACCAAAGGCCTCACCGCCCACCTGCCACTGACCAGTGGCCGCATGGAAGACGCCTACGTGCGCCAGGAGCGCCACCAGGAACCGGCACGTAGCCCGCTGGACCAGGCCATCGCCCAGGCCGCCCAGCGCCTGCGCGGCATCATCGACAGCCATGGGCCCGATGCCGTGGCGTTGTATGTGTCCGGGCAGATGTCGCTGGAGGCCCAGTACCTGGCCAACAAACTGGCCAAGGGGTTCATCGGCACCCGCCATATCGAGTCCAACTCACGGCTGTGCATGGCCAGTGCCGGCACCGGCTACAAGCTCTCGCTGGGCGCCGATGGCCCGCCGGGCAGCTACCAGGATTTCGACCGCGCCGAGGTGTTTCTGGTGATTGGCGCGAACATGGCCGACTGCCACCCGATTCTCTTCCTGCGCTTGCTCGACCGGGTCAAGGCCGGGGCCAGGCTGATCGTCGTCGACCCGCGGCGCACCACCACCGCCGACAAGGCCGACCTGTTCCTGCAGGTACGCCCTGGCAGCGACCTGGCGTTGCTCAACGGCCTGCTGCACCTGCTGCACCTCAACGGCCACACCGACCCCGAGTTCATTGCCCGGCATACCGAAGGCTGGGGCGAGATGCCGGCGTTTCTCGAGGACTACACCCCCGAGCGCGTCGCGGCCATCACCGGCCTGGCCGAAGCCGACCTGCGCCAGGCCGCCGACTGGATCGGCACTGCCGGGGAGTGGATGAGCTGCTGGACCATGGGCCTGAACCAGAGCATCCATGGCACCTGGCACAGCAATGCCTTGTGCAACCTGCACCTGGCCACCGGCGCCATCTGCCGGCCCGGTAGCGGCCCGTTCTCGCTGACCGGCCAGCCCAATGCCATGGGCGGGCGCGAAATGGGCTACATGGGGCCGGGTCTGCCGGGCCAGCGTTCGGCCTTGGTGGAGGGCGACCGGGTTTTCGTCGAGCAGCAGTGGGGCCTGGCCTCGGGTAGCCTGCGCGCCGAGGGCGGGGAAGGCACGGTCGCGCTGTTCGAGCAGATGAAAGCGGGCGAGGTGAAGGCCTGCTGGATCATCTGCAGCAACCCGGTAGCCAGCGTCGCCAATCGTCAGCAAGTCATCGATGGCCTGCGCGAGGCCGAGCTGGTGATTACCCAGGATGCCTTCCTCGACACCGAGACCAACCGTTACGCCGATATCCTCCTGCCTGGCGCGCTGTGGGCCGAGGGGGAGGGCGTGATGATCAACAGCGAGCGCAACCTGACCCTGATGCCACGCGCCGTCAACCCGCCTGGGCAAAGCCTGCCTGACTGGCAGATCATCGCTCGGGTGGCCTGTGCCATGGGCTATACGCACGCCTTCGACTACCCCGATGCCGAGGCGGTATTCGATGAAATCCGCCGCTTCTGGAACCCCGCCACCGGCTACGACCTGCGCGGCATCGACTATGCCGGGCTGCGCCACAGCCCGCGGCAGTGGCCCTGCGCACCAGGCCGCGCCGATCACCGCAGCCCGCTGCGCTATCACAACGACGGCAACAGCCAACGCCTGCTGCTCGATGCCCAGGGCAACCGACCTGCGCTGGCGTTCCCCACTGCCAGCGGCAAGGCACGCTTCTTCGCCCGGCCCTGGCTGCCTGCATCCGAGCTGCCCGATGACGACTACCCGTTGGTGCTCAACACCGGCCGCGTGCAGCACCAGTGGCACACCATGACCAAGACCGGCAAGGTGCCGGCGCTGAACAAGCTCGAGCCCGGTCCCTTCCTCGAGATTCACCCCGAGGATGCCGAGCGTCTGGGCCTGCGTGAAAAGGACCAGGTAAGGGTGCGTTCGCGTCGTGGCCAGGCCGTCTTGCCGGCGCGGCTCAGCACCCGGGTGATGCCGGGCAACTGCTTCGCACCGATCCATTGGAACGATGTGTTCGGTGAGCAGCTGGCGATCAATGCCGTGACCTGCGATGCGGTCGACCCGTTGTCGTTGCAACCGGCCTTCAAGCATTGCGCCGTGGCCCTGGAGCGGGTCGCTGGCGAACGCATCGACGCTCTGGAACTGAGCGTCGCCACCCCCTTGCCGGAGCCTGCCCGCATGCCGACCGCCACCTTGTCCCGCTTGCTTGGCCTGGATGCGCTACCAGCCCCCGTGCTGGCCGAGGACGAACGCCACTACCTGCAAGGCTTTCTGCTCGGGCTTGAGCAGGCCCGTGCCGAGGGCGTGCCCAGCCTGCCGGCCAATGCGCCGCTGGCGGCCTCCAGGCGCCTGTTCGTCGATGGCTTGCTGGCGGGGTTGTTCGCCCAGCCGGCGGCAGCCCCCGAAGCGTTCATCGAAACCCCTCGCCACCAGGTGCTGTGGGCCTCGCAAACCGGCAACAGCGAGGCGTTGGCCGAGCGCTGCGCCGAACGGCTGCGCAGTGCCGGGCATGCCGTGCAGCTCAGCTGCATGGATGCCCTCAGCCCGCGACAGTTGCAAGGCGCCGCCAGCGTGGTGTTGATCGCCAGCACCTTCGGCGACGGCGATGCGCCCGACAGCGCGAGGGCGTTCTGGCAGGCGTTGCAGGGCGAGGAGGGTGCCCACTGCGCCGACCTGCCTTACGCCGTGCTGGCCCTGGGTGATTCCAGCTACGATCGGTTCTGCGGCTTTGGCCGCAAGCTCGACCAGCGCCTGGCCGAACTGGGCGGGCGTCGCCTGTTGCAGCGGGTCGACTGCGAACCGGACTATGACGAGGCGTTCGCCGCCTGGCTGGAGGCCCTGCTGGCGGAGCTGGCTAGCGGTTGCGCAACTGCCCCGAGCGAAAGCCCGGTGCCGACGGCAGCCTATGGCAAGCAACAGCCGTATTCGGCGCGACTGCTGGAAAATCGCGTGCTCAATGGCCCTGGCGCGAGCAAGGAGACCCGCCAATTGGTGTTCGACCTGACCGGTAGCGGTTTTACCTACCAGGCCGGCGATGCCCTGGGGGTGTGGCCGCGCAACTGCCCGGCGCTGGTCGAGGAACTGCTCGGGCTGATGGGGCTCGACGGCAGTACGCAGGTCGAGCTCAAGGGGCAACTGACGATGGCGCTGGCGCAGGCCCTGGAAACGCGCCTGGAAATCGCCAAGGTGACCCCACAGCAACTCCAGGCTTTCAGCCACGCCGCCGCTGATCTGCAGCGACTGCTGCAACCCGAGTGCAAGGCCGAGTTGCAGGACTGGCTGTGGGGGCGGCAGTTGGTCGATGTGCTGCGCGCGTTTCCCCAGGCGTTGCCACTGACTACCTGGCTCGAGCTGCTCAAGCCATTGCAGCCGCGGCTGTATTCGATCAGCTCCAGCCCGCTGGCCCATCCGGAGCAGGTGCACTTGACCGTATCGACGGTGCGTTATGGTCAGCGCAAGGGCGTGTGTTCGAGCTTTCTCGCCGACCGCGCGCAGGCGCTGGAGGTGGCAATCTTCCCACAGGTGTCGAAGCATTTTCGCCTGCCCGAGGACGACGACGCCGCAGTGATCATGGTGGGGCCCGGCACCGGTATCGCGCCATTTCGCGCGTTCCTCGAAGAACGCGAGGCGCGCGGGTCCAAGGGCGGCAACTGGTTGTTCTTCGGCGAGCAGTATGCCGCCACCGACTTCTATTACCAGGACCAGCTGCAAGCCTGGGAGGCTGCCGGGCACCTGCGCCTGGATACCGCGTTCTCGCGTGACCAGGCCGAGAAGATCTACGTGCAGCAGCGCCTGCGCGAACAGGGCGCGCCGTTGTGGCAATGGTTGCAGGACGGCGCATACGTGTATGTCTGTGGCGATGCCCAACGCATGGCCAAGGACGTGGATGCGGCCTTGCGCGAGATCGTCGCCGAGCACGGCGGTATGGATATGGCGGCGGCGGCTGCCTATGTCGAGGCGCTGGGCAGGGCCAAGCGTTATCGGCGTGATGTGTATTGA
- the nirB gene encoding nitrite reductase large subunit NirB gives MKATVNGGQRERLVIVGNGMVGHHCVEQLVERGALARFEVRVFGEERQRAYDRVHLSEYFGGSCAETLALCEPGFYDASAVHLHLGEAVLQIDRERQEVITAEGRYGYDQLILATGSYPFVPPIEGSSGDARLVYRTLDDLDAIRAAASGARRGVVVGGGLLGLEAANALKSLGLEAHVVEFAPRLMPVQLDGEGGAALKAQIEALGVGVHLSRATQSISAGERYRYRMNFDGGEHLETDLIVFSAGIRPQDALGRSSGLDIAARGGVVIDNHCRSSDPRIFAIGECASWNGSVFGLVAPGYSMARNLAALLMGEAASEFSGADMSTKLKLLGVDVGSIGDAHGATPGARSYRFIDEANSAYRRLVVDASGKKVLGAVLVGDNSYYDTLLQYAQNGIALPADPAALILPQGGGAPALGADALPDSATICSCHNVSKGAVCGAIDSGCGDLAAVKACTKAATGCGGCAALLKQVFEHELTARGVTVDKSLCEHFAYTRQELYALVRVEGIRTFHDLLALHGKGHVGCDICKPAVGNILASCWNQPIMDPALVPLQDTNDTFMANMQKNGTYSVVPRIPGGEITPDKLIVIGQVAKKYDLYTKITGGQRIDLFGAQLHELPLIWGELIEAGFETGHAYGKSTRTVKSCVGSTWCRYGVQDSVGMALRLEDRYKGLRSPHKLKFAVSGCTRECAEAQSKDIGVIATDKGWNLYICGNGGMRPRHAELFATDLDDETLVRLIDRVLMFYIRTADKLQRTSVWRESLDGGLDYLKQVILDDSLGLAAELEAQMQHVVDQYECEWANALKDPEKLKRFRTFVNDRRADPDVHFVREREQRRPAAPLHLIPTVEEAV, from the coding sequence ATGAAGGCAACAGTGAACGGCGGGCAACGAGAGCGATTGGTCATCGTCGGCAACGGCATGGTCGGTCATCACTGCGTCGAGCAACTGGTCGAACGCGGTGCCCTGGCGCGCTTCGAGGTGCGGGTTTTCGGCGAGGAGCGCCAGCGCGCCTACGACCGGGTGCACCTGTCGGAGTACTTCGGCGGTAGCTGCGCCGAGACCCTGGCCCTGTGCGAGCCGGGCTTCTACGACGCCAGCGCAGTGCACCTGCACCTGGGCGAGGCGGTACTTCAAATCGACCGCGAACGCCAAGAGGTGATCACTGCCGAAGGCCGCTACGGCTATGATCAGTTGATCCTGGCGACTGGCTCCTATCCGTTCGTGCCGCCGATCGAGGGTTCCAGCGGCGATGCCCGGTTGGTCTACCGCACCCTCGACGACCTCGACGCGATCCGTGCCGCAGCCAGTGGTGCCCGCCGTGGCGTGGTGGTCGGTGGCGGTTTGCTCGGCCTGGAGGCCGCCAATGCGCTGAAGTCCCTCGGTCTGGAAGCCCATGTGGTGGAGTTCGCTCCACGGCTGATGCCGGTGCAGCTGGACGGCGAGGGCGGGGCGGCGCTGAAGGCGCAGATCGAAGCCCTGGGCGTGGGTGTGCACCTGTCGCGCGCCACCCAGTCGATCAGTGCGGGCGAGCGCTACCGCTACCGGATGAACTTCGATGGCGGTGAGCACCTGGAAACCGACCTGATCGTGTTTTCCGCCGGCATCCGCCCGCAGGATGCCCTGGGCCGCTCCAGCGGCCTGGATATCGCCGCCCGTGGCGGCGTGGTGATCGATAACCACTGCCGTTCCAGCGACCCACGCATCTTCGCCATCGGTGAGTGCGCCTCGTGGAACGGCAGCGTGTTCGGCCTGGTCGCACCCGGCTACAGCATGGCGCGCAACCTCGCCGCGTTGCTGATGGGCGAAGCGGCCAGTGAGTTCAGCGGCGCCGACATGTCCACCAAGCTCAAGCTGCTGGGGGTGGACGTCGGCTCCATCGGCGATGCCCACGGCGCCACGCCCGGTGCGCGCAGCTACCGCTTCATCGATGAGGCCAACAGCGCGTATCGCCGCCTGGTGGTCGATGCCAGCGGCAAGAAAGTGCTCGGCGCGGTGCTGGTCGGCGACAACAGCTACTACGACACACTGCTGCAATACGCCCAGAACGGCATCGCCCTGCCAGCCGACCCGGCCGCGCTGATCCTGCCGCAGGGTGGCGGCGCACCGGCCCTGGGCGCCGACGCGTTGCCCGACAGCGCGACCATCTGCTCGTGCCACAACGTCAGCAAGGGTGCGGTGTGCGGCGCCATCGACAGCGGCTGTGGCGACCTCGCCGCAGTCAAGGCCTGCACCAAGGCGGCCACTGGCTGTGGCGGTTGCGCGGCCCTGCTCAAGCAGGTGTTCGAGCATGAGTTGACCGCCCGCGGTGTGACCGTGGACAAAAGCCTGTGCGAACACTTCGCCTATACCCGCCAGGAACTCTACGCGCTGGTGCGGGTAGAGGGCATCCGCACCTTCCATGACCTGCTCGCCCTTCACGGCAAGGGCCATGTCGGTTGCGACATCTGCAAGCCAGCGGTGGGCAACATCCTCGCTTCATGCTGGAACCAGCCAATCATGGACCCGGCGTTGGTACCGCTGCAGGACACCAACGACACCTTCATGGCCAACATGCAGAAGAACGGCACGTATTCGGTAGTGCCGCGCATCCCCGGTGGCGAGATCACCCCGGACAAGCTGATCGTGATCGGCCAGGTGGCGAAGAAATACGACCTCTACACCAAGATCACCGGCGGCCAGCGCATCGACCTGTTCGGCGCCCAGTTGCACGAGCTGCCGTTGATCTGGGGCGAGCTGATCGAGGCCGGCTTCGAGACCGGTCATGCCTATGGCAAGTCCACCCGCACGGTGAAGTCGTGCGTCGGCAGCACCTGGTGCCGCTACGGCGTGCAGGACAGCGTCGGCATGGCCCTGCGCCTGGAAGACCGCTACAAGGGCCTGCGCAGCCCGCACAAGCTCAAGTTCGCGGTGTCTGGCTGCACCCGAGAGTGCGCCGAGGCGCAGAGCAAGGACATCGGCGTGATCGCCACCGACAAAGGCTGGAACCTGTACATCTGCGGCAATGGCGGCATGCGCCCGCGGCATGCCGAGCTGTTCGCCACCGACCTGGACGACGAGACCCTGGTGCGCCTGATCGACCGCGTGCTGATGTTCTACATCCGCACCGCCGACAAGCTGCAGCGCACCTCGGTGTGGCGCGAGAGCCTCGATGGCGGGCTGGACTACCTCAAGCAGGTCATTCTCGACGACAGCCTGGGCCTTGCCGCCGAGCTCGAGGCGCAGATGCAACATGTGGTCGACCAATACGAATGCGAGTGGGCCAACGCCCTCAAGGACCCGGAAAAGCTCAAGCGCTTCCGCACCTTCGTCAACGACCGGCGCGCCGACCCGGACGTGCACTTCGTCCGCGAGCGCGAACAGCGCCGTCCCGCTGCCCCGCTGCACCTGATCCCCACTGTCGAGGAGGCTGTCTGA
- the nirD gene encoding nitrite reductase small subunit NirD → MNLSNAAVKTQPNWQAVCQADDLVADSGVVVWLDGAQVAVFYLPGQEQPVYAVDNRDPRSGANVIGRGLVGSVQGELVVAAPLYKQHFSLASGRCLEDDGQRLRVWPVRLKGGAVEVAVG, encoded by the coding sequence ATGAACCTGTCCAATGCTGCTGTGAAAACCCAACCGAACTGGCAGGCGGTGTGCCAGGCCGATGACCTGGTCGCCGACTCGGGCGTGGTGGTGTGGCTCGACGGCGCCCAGGTGGCGGTGTTCTACCTGCCTGGCCAGGAGCAACCGGTGTATGCGGTAGACAACCGCGACCCGCGCTCCGGGGCCAATGTGATCGGCCGTGGGCTGGTGGGGAGCGTGCAGGGGGAGTTGGTGGTGGCGGCGCCGCTGTACAAGCAGCACTTCAGCCTGGCGAGTGGTCGCTGCCTGGAGGATGACGGGCAGCGGTTGCGGGTGTGGCCGGTGCGATTGAAGGGTGGGGCGGTGGAGGTGGCGGTGGGCTGA